The following are from one region of the Sorghum bicolor cultivar BTx623 chromosome 2, Sorghum_bicolor_NCBIv3, whole genome shotgun sequence genome:
- the LOC8081577 gene encoding uncharacterized protein LOC8081577 — protein MGSRGRSSYYGNRGGVGFFGSSSSERLLHPAAARHDVSASAAVADHLADLDEEDVWSAVTTNDNNQHHRDGGALVHHRRPDPAYGLSLAFEAAPARHSAPVSVPEWPAATLPDYDGGDLEWVPPHEYLQRRWCGAGGASVLEGAGRTLKGRDITRVRDAVWSKTGFFG, from the coding sequence ATGGGTAGTAGGGGCCGCAGCAGCTACTACGGTAACCGTGGTGGCGTTGGATTCTTCGGATCATCGTCGTCAGAGCGCCTCCTCCACCCGGCGGCGGCCCGGCACGACGTCTCTGCCTCCGCCGCCGTGGCCGACCACCTCGCCGACCTGGACGAGGAGGACGTCTGGTCGGCTGTCACCACCAACGACAATAACCAGCACCACCGGGACGGCGGCGCCCTGGTGCATCATCGTCGCCCAGACCCAGCGTACGGCCTGTCGCTCGCGTTCGAGGCCGCGCCCGCGCGGCACTCGGCGCCGGTCAGCGTCCCCGAGTGGCCCGCCGCCACTTTGCCGGATTATGACGGCGGCGACCTCGAGTGGGTGCCTCCGCACGAGTACCTGCAGCGGCGGTGGTGCGGAGCAGGAGGGGCGTCGGTGCTGGAGGGCGCCGGGCGGACGCTCAAGGGCCGCGACATCACACGCGTGCGCGACGCCGTCTGGAGCAAGACCGGATTCTtcggctag